A region from the Candidatus Electrothrix scaldis genome encodes:
- a CDS encoding PD-(D/E)XK nuclease family transposase produces MPSKERYVNLFADYGFKKIFGEEPNKNLLLDFLNEQLFATAEIARFTPDQVRSYEKSLKYYRDMKNSLDTAFDEGREEGLEKGKEIGIAENQRETVIRGLKQGLDKKIIADLTGLSMEAIEKIAQEVDEDEP; encoded by the coding sequence ATGCCCTCCAAAGAACGCTACGTCAATCTTTTCGCCGACTATGGGTTCAAAAAAATCTTCGGCGAAGAACCCAATAAAAATCTCCTCCTCGATTTTCTTAATGAGCAGCTCTTCGCCACAGCAGAAATCGCCCGATTTACCCCGGATCAGGTTCGTTCCTACGAGAAGAGTCTCAAGTATTATCGGGATATGAAAAACTCACTTGATACGGCGTTTGATGAGGGAAGAGAGGAAGGACTAGAGAAGGGAAAAGAAATAGGGATAGCGGAAAACCAGCGGGAAACAGTTATCAGAGGACTGAAACAGGGACTTGATAAAAAAATAATAGCTGATTTGACAGGCTTGTCTATGGAGGCGATTGAGAAGATTGCCCAAGAAGTTGATGAAGATGAGCCATAA